The following coding sequences are from one Phycisphaerae bacterium window:
- a CDS encoding helix-turn-helix domain-containing protein, with amino-acid sequence MKEELFNELVESIKEAGKIRKGSAKPARVFRYRGADIKRIRSRLGVSQAQFALMIGVNKSTLQNWEQGRREPEGPAKALLRVVDKKPEAVLEALQS; translated from the coding sequence ATGAAAGAAGAACTGTTCAATGAGCTGGTCGAAAGCATCAAGGAGGCGGGCAAAATCCGCAAAGGATCAGCCAAGCCTGCCCGAGTCTTTCGATACCGTGGCGCGGACATCAAACGCATACGCAGCAGACTCGGCGTTTCGCAAGCCCAGTTCGCCCTCATGATCGGCGTCAACAAATCCACCCTTCAGAACTGGGAGCAGGGACGCCGGGAACCGGAAGGACCGGCCAAGGCCCTGCTGCGCGTGGTGGACAAGAAGCCGGAAGCGGTCCTCGAAGCCCTTCAGTCGTAG